One Paramisgurnus dabryanus chromosome 8, PD_genome_1.1, whole genome shotgun sequence DNA window includes the following coding sequences:
- the ift20 gene encoding intraflagellar transport protein 20 homolog produces MAKDPLAEAGLHFDELNKLRVLEPDVSQKTTELKEECEDFVDKIGQFQKIVGGLIELVDDLAKEAESEKMKAIGARNLLKSVEKQREAQQQQLQALIAEKKMQLERYRIEYEALQKVEAEQNEFIDQFILQK; encoded by the exons ATGGCTAAAGACCCGCTGGCAGAGGCTGGCCTTCATTTCGATGAACTTAACAAACTGCGGGTACTTGAGCCCGACGTGAGCCAGAAAACCACAGAACTCAAGGAGGAATGCGAGGATTTTGTTGACA agATTGGGCAGTTTCAGAAAATCGTAGGTGGCCTTATTGAACTTGTTGATGATCTAGCAAAAGAAGCCGAATCTGAGAAGATGAAG GCCATAGGTGCAAGAAATTTGTTAAAATCTGTTGAAAAGCAAAGAGAAGCTCAACAGCAACAGCTTCAAGCTCTGATCGCAGAGAAGAAAATGCAGCTGGAAAG GTATCGAATAGAATATGAAGCTCTTCAGAAGGTTGAAGCTGAGCAGAATGAATTCATTGACCAGTTTATACTGCAAAAATAA
- the tmem97 gene encoding sigma intracellular receptor 2, translating into MFLRVLEIVYFIYFASHIPITLLIDFQALLPEHVYPPQLKDVLQWYAGEFKDPMMLDPPVWFRSFVFCEALVQLPFFAVAAYAFLKGGCKWIRTPAIIYSVHVATTLIPILSHIIFHEFPLTPHPGPQTLKERLTLVSIYAPYLIIPVMILLTMLFSSAYNSTSPSGKSSSKSKKQR; encoded by the exons ATGTTTCTACGCGTCTTAGaaattgtgtattttatttacttcgCATCGCACATTCCAATAACGCTGCTGATTGATTTTCAAGCGTTGCTTCCTGAACATGTCTATCCACCTCAG CTAAAAGACGTACTGCAATGGTATGCCGGTGAGTTCAAGGATCCGATGATGTTGGATCCACCTGTGTGGTTCCGATCTTTTGTGTTCTGCGAGGCTCTTGTTCAGCTTCCCTTCTTCGCAGTTGCAGCATACGCTTTCCTTAAAG gTGGCTGCAAGTGGATCAGAACTCCAGCAATCATTTATTCTGTCCATGTGGCCACTACTCTAATCCCTATCTTAAGCCACATCATCTTCCATGAATTTCCACTGACGCCACATCCAGGTCCGCAGACATTAAAGGAACGTCTGACACTCGTGTCTATATATGCTCCATACCTTATCATTCCCGTAATGATTTTGTTGACCATGCTCTTCAGCTCGGCGTATAACTCAACCTCTCCGAGTGGAAAATCTTCCTCAAAGTCCAAGAAACAAAGATAG
- the LOC135771088 gene encoding tyrosine kinase receptor Cad96Ca: MGNITANLNTEHIILISVYAGTIFFIILFGCVALKKYRSMKKTIRFLSQRRPDVNFPVPFPDSPQSQTIPETPIISNYPTEDPVRPPQTTTSCRLPWKPLQQVPQFKKADLSLFQLIKAGREGVFYKARITRGNCKGHSLITCKIGKEGITSKQMENEVSIMRKLAYHHNVMQLLDWNTTEEPYMLIMEFMSYGTLRSFVQRNKEQLSADTELQSQFTIASYHIALAMEHLRSKMVVHCDLALRNILVSRFPWEVKVAEFGLARDLTRMRSRRSSRKKQHRERVPLRWYPPEYFRNNYYSFKGDVWAFGIVLWEMQTFGTLPYSDLTTSEQVVYNVCAGYKNTIPSTCRPEIEQIMQNCWSDPYTSRPSFPDIVKILENVVESDGDYVDVDNQRIMNAEEKGI, from the exons ATGGGAAACATTACAGCAA ATCTGAACACTGAACACATCATACTAATCAGTGTTTATGCTGGTACCATCTTCTTCATCATTCTGTTTGGATGCGTTGCacttaaaaa GTATCGATCAATGAAGAAAACCATTCGGTTCCTTAGCCAGAGGAGACCAGATGTGAACTTTCCAGTTCCTTTTCCAGATTCTCCTCAATCTCAAACCATCCCAGAAACACCCATCATCTCCAACTATCCTACAGAAGATCCAGTAAGGCCTCCACAAACCACGACAAGCTGCAGATTACCCTGGAAGCCCTTACAGCAG GTTCCACAGTTCAAGAAAGCAGACCTGAGCCTTTTTCAGCTCATAAAAGCCGGGAGAGAGGGAGTTTTCTACAAAGCAAGGATAACCAGGGGAAACTGTAAAGGTCACTCGCTGATAACTTGCAAAATTGGAAAAGAAG GTATCACCAGTAAGCAGATGGAAAATGAGGTGTCTATTATGAGAAAGCTGGCGTATCATCATAATGTGATGCAGCTGCTGGACTGGAACACAACTGAAG AGCCGTATATGCTGATCATGGAGTTTATGAGCTACGGCACGCTGCGCAGTTTTGTTCAAAGAAACAAAGAGCAACTGAGTGCTGACACTGAACTACAAAGCCAATTCACCATCGCGTCCTACCACATAGCCCTGGCCATGGAACATTTGCGCTCAAAAatg GTGGTACACTGTGACCTTGCCTTGAGGAACATTCTTGTGAGCCGTTTCCCATGGGAGGTGAAGGTAGCAGAGTTCGGCCTAGCCAGGGATTTGACCCGCATGAGGAGCAGACGCAGCAGCAGAAAAAAGCAACACAGG GAGCGAGTGCCCCTGCGCTGGTACCCTCCAGAATATTTCCGAAACAACTACTATAGCTTTAAGGGCGACGTCTGGGCATTTGGTATTGTGCTGTGGGAGATGCAGACGTTTG GCACCTTGCCGTATTCAGATCTGACCACATCTGAGCAAGTTGTATATAATGTCTGTGCCGGATATAAGAATACAATTCCCAGCACGTGCCGTCCAGAGAT AGAACAGATCATGCAGAACTGCTGGTCGGACCCATACACCTCCAGACCATCATTTCCAGACATTGTCAAGATCTTGGAGAACGTTGTGGAAAGTGACGGA GATTATGTGGATGTTGACAACCAAAGAATCATGAATGCTGAAGAAAAAGGaatttaa
- the rad1 gene encoding cell cycle checkpoint protein RAD1: MPLSTESQTDDDQYILTASLDNARNLSNILKAISFKDHAIFNATQNGLKVTVEDSKCLQANAFIQADIFQEYTIKEDAVGFQVNLTVLLDCLTIFGGSTVPGVCTALRMCYNGYGHPLTLFLEEGGVVTVCKINTEEPEEPIDFDFCSTNVTNKVILQSDSLKEAFSELDMTSEVLQITMSPSHPYFRLSTFGNSGNAHYDYPKDSDMMELFQCTKTQTNRYKMSLLKPSTKALALSCKVSVRTDSRGFLSLQYLVRNDDGQICFVEYYCCPDEEVDEE; the protein is encoded by the exons ATGCCTCTGTCAACTGAATCCCAAACAGATGATGACCAGTACATTCTGACAGCCAGTTTGGATAACGCGAGGAATCTGTCCAATATCCTGAAAGCCATCTCTTTCAAGGACCATGCCATATTTAATGCAACACAGAATGGGTTAAAGGTCACGGTAGAGGACTCAAAGTGTCTCCAAGCCAATGCATTTATTCAG GCTGACATCTTTCAAGAATACACTATCAAAGAGGATGCAGTTGGGTTTCAAGTTAACTTAACTGTGCTTCTGGATTGCCTGACCATCTTTGGGGGAAGCACAGTCCCAG GTGTGTGTACTGCCCTGAGAATGTGCTATAATGGCTATGGACATCCGCTGACCTTGTTCCTGGAGGAAGGTGGTGTGGTCACCGTCTGCAAGATTAATACAGAAGAGCCAGAGGAGCCAATTGACTTTGATTTTTGCAGCACAAATGTAACCAACAAGGTGATTTTGCAGTCAGACAGTCTGAAAGAGGCTTTTTCTGAGCTTGATATGACCAGTGAGGTTCTGCAGATTACTATGTCACCAAGTCATCCTTACTTCAG ATTATCCACATTCGGAAATTCTGGAAATGCCCATTATGATTACCCCAAAGACTCTGACATGATGGAGCTTTTTCAGTGTActaaaacacagacaaacag GTATAAGATGTCCCTGTTAAAACCCTCTACGAAGGCATTGGCCCTGTCCTGTAAAGTCTCTGTGAGAACTGACAGTCGAGGCTTCCTCTCTCTGCAGTATCTGGTGAGGAATGATGATGGTCAGATATGTTTTGTGGAATACTATTGCTGCCCGGATGAAGAAGTGGATGAAGAATAG